AAGGACGTGATCTGCAATGAGGAAGAGGAAACGGACCTTATTCCTTCGGACATTAATGCTCCCCATGAGAAATCACATGCGGATGAACCTGGTAATCTCCTAATTGATTTCTTTTGATTTTAGTGTCTGTTATGCACAAAATCTTGTTTTCATCTTCTATAATTCAGGAATATCATGGATATCTCTAGACTGACCTCTGCATCTCCTACTGCAGCTGAGCACGTTTCTGGTGTTAGTGGAGCTCTATTTTGCATTTCACAGAGCACCACTGTTGTTGATGAAGTAAATTCGGATTCTTCACCGCTAGAATCAGTGGATGCTTTAGATAATCACATAGCATCTTCTAATACTGAAGGGCTTCAACAGGATAATATAGAGGAATGCAATCTACACAATGCAAGAGTCACAGAAGACATCCATGCAAGTGTCACGTCTGAAGCTGCACAGGTTGCTGTACCAGAAAGTGGAAAAATGCTGCAGCCAGATGTAGAAACATTAGTATTGCCAGATGAGCAGCTTAAGCGCAAGCTGGAGGGTGATGATCTAGAAGTACAAAGCTTTAGCCGTGGTAAAGATGAATCTCCAAAACAATCTACATCATGTGAGGATCAAAGCTTTTTAGGGTCAGGTAAATATTTCTGAAAACTTGTTTAGATTAATCTTAGACACTGTCTGTTTGATTCGATAGTACTCCCATTATTTTGCGCAAAAGTGGCATTTTAGGTATTGACATGGTCTGCAAGATTTAACATTGACCACTAGTTTCTACCATATGAAACCCAACAAAATTACAATTCTCTGAAATACTTATGAGTTATGAGAAATATCTTAGCATATGATTTTCAAGTTTCCAATCTAAATATTTAAAAGAATATTGGCAGTCAAGAATCTGAAAAGTTTGAATGAAGATGCTGTTTGAcaacactactactccctccgttccaaaatagatgacccaactttatactaactttgtactaaagttggtacaaagttgagtcatctattttggaacggagggagtagttatttgtCAACCGGAGGAAGTAAAATATTTGCTCTCCATATCATCTCATGACTAGCTTTTTTGCATCAGGTATTTGTCAAACTGTTTCGCGAAGGTATACAGATGTGGTTTGTGTCAAGGATCATAAAGATGAATGCAATCAACACATGTCTGAACCTGCACTTGATGAACGATCGGAGGGTGGAATGTCAGTGCTCCGAGCTGAAGAAACATCACCATTTCCAGATGAGCAACTTAATACCAAGCTGGAGGGTAACACAGAACAAGGCCTTATCTGTGATAAAGACAGCAGCAATGTTTCTCTCACTGAATTTTTGGGAAACAATCATGTGTCTAGCTTGAAGGACCCTACAATGGACCCTTGCTATGACCAGGAGCTCCCAAATGACATGCCTGCACCTAAATCTCCTGAAGAATCTGCAGTTTTTCTGGATGACAAAGTCTCGGGTTCAGTGCAAGTGCAAAGCCTTAGCTGTGATAAAGATGGTAGCATTGTCTCTGACACTGGATCTTTGGGAAACAAGAATCTGTCCAGCATGAAGGACCCTTCAATGGATCCTTGCCATGTCCAGGAACTCCCCAGTGGCCCTTCAATGGATCCTTGCCATGACCAGGGACTACCAGGGGGCATGCCTGCACCTAAATCTCCTGATGAATTTGCAGTTTCTATGGATGAGAGAGTCTCTGGTTCAGTAGGTCAGCATGGTTCCTCTTTTGTCTTGTCAAATAAATTCGTTAGTTCCTTTGTATGAGATTTACTTTTCCTATTGTGTTTCCTGATTCCAATTTTTTTCATCAGGGATTTGTCAAATTAGTGCAAGCATAGGCAAAGGAAACCACATTGCTATGGATCCCCACCATACTGTGAAGCAAGTGGATAACCTGAGCCATTCTGCAGCTGCCTTGCTGAGAAACATGGAGAACACACCGTGTAAGCCTGATGCTCTTGAGCCTAGCAGTGATCACTTGTTTGTGATTGATTCATCAACACCTATGGAGCCTCTACTGACGGAAGCAGGACTTAAAGTGGGCTGTCCTGACAAGAAACTACCCATGGAGCAGGTTCAGCAAGATGATTTACAAGTGCAAGAAGGTAAGGATCGTCTAAAGGAGGAGTGGCTTGTTTGCACCATTGAGTTATATATTATTTGACAGGAATGTATAAATATCTGTCAGGTACCGTAGAGAAGACATCATTAGGTTCAGCTACACCAGAGTGTAAACATGAATGTGTATCACCTGATAAAGCAGGACCACGCTCATTGAAGAATGAGAGATATCCATCAAGTATTGAACAATCATTATTTGATCAGCAGTCCCTTTCTTTGCAGGAGGATGTGCAAGTACATGAAGGTAAGGATCTTCTATATAATAATCTCTAAAGGATTTGTTGACCCGTTGTGTTATGTGTTAATTTGAGAGGAATATATCAAAATTTGTCAGGTACCCCAGAGAAGACAGCACTAGGTTCAACTACACCAGAGTGTAAAGATGAATGTGGTTTTCCAGATGAAGCAGATCCACACTCATTGAAGAACGGGAGAGGTTCATTGATTGTTGAACAATCACCATGTAGTCTGCCGACCCTTTTCACGCAGGAAAGTGTAGAAGAACGCAGTAAATGTGTTGTCCTTTCTTCAGCAAGATTTCAGGCTCAAAATGGGGTTTGTGAGTCAAATCCTGGTTCAGACCATGATACTAGTGCGGACTTTAGTACAGTTTCCAAAAGTGAAGATTGTTTGGATACTTCTCAGCAAGATAATGAAAATGAAGGTATATGATAACATAGTCCCTTTGTTCTTTCATAATTTTGTGGAAAACATACATGTTATGATATTCAGCTGTTTGAAGGCTAAATACATGATGGGAATGATAATGTATTCTTTCAGGATTATTGGAGGCTAGTCACGAACAAgatgatttccaagtacaagaaggTAAGGATCTTTCAGGATTATTGGAGGCTAGTCACGAACAAgatgatttccaagtacaagaaggTAAGGATCTGTTGTCTAAAGGAGGGGTGACTTGTTTGCACCATTGAGCTATATATTATTTGACAGGAATATAAAAATATCTATCAGGTAACATGGAGAAGACAACACTAGGTTCAGATTTACCAGAGTGTAAACATGAATTTGGTTTACCTGCTGAAGCAGAACCCCACTCATTGATGAATCAGAGATCAAGTATTGAGCAATCGGCATTTGGTCCGCAGTCCCTTATCTTAAAGGAGGGAGGACAAGGTAAGAatctactccttccgttcctaattATAAGTCTTTTCAGAGACTCCAatgcggactacatacggagcaaaatgagtgaatctacactctaaaatgcgtctatatacatctgtatgtagtccgtattgaaatctctgaaaagacttatatttagacggAGGAAGTATTATTTATATTCTTTAAAGGATGTGTTGTTCAGTTGCAACATTGAGCTGTATTTTATTTGAGATGTATATATAATTATTTGTCAGGCACTGTAGAGAATACAGCAGTAGATTCAGCTACACCAGAGTGTAAACATGAATGTGTATCACCTGATAAAGCAGGACCACACTCATTGAAGAATGAAAGATATCCATTAAATATTGCACAATCATCATTTGATCTGCAGCCCTTTTCCTCGCAGGATGATGTACAAGTACATGAAGGTAAGGATCTTATATAAAATCTCTAAAGGATGAGAAGTTTGGTTGCCCCGTTGTGTTATGTGTTAATTTAAGAGGAATATATCAATATTTGTCAGGTACCCTACAGAAGACAGCACTAGGTTCAGCTACACCAGAGTGTAAAGATGAATATGGATTTCCTGATGAAGCAGATCCGCACTCATTGAAGAATGAGAGAGGTTCATTAGGTGTTGAACAACCACTTAGTTTGCCGTCCCTTTTCTCGGAGGAAAGCATAGAAGAACCCAGTGAATGTGTTGCCCTTTCTTCAGCAAGTGTTCAGGCTGAAACTGGAGTTAATGAGTCAAAACCTGGTTTAGACCATGATACTAGTGTAGATTTTAGTACAGTTTCCAAAAGTGAAGATTGTCTGGTTACTTCTCAGCAAGATAATGAAAATGAAGGTATATGATAACAGAGTTCCTTTGTTCTTTCAATGTTCTTCTATGAACTTGTGGAAAAAAAAGTTGTGATATTCAGCTGTTTGAATGCTAAATACATGATGTGGATGATAACGTATTCTTTCAGGATTAATGAAGGCTAGTCATGAACAAGAGCAGGTGGCAACTGGTCAGCTTGATTTGGAGGCTGCAAGTATCACGGAGTAAGTGTAATTCATCTCAGAATCACTAGAAGCATGTATAATAATTGTTTTTGTTTGACCGCTTTAACATGCAAATTATGAATTTCCAATCCCAGGGACGCCGATTCTGAGGAAGTAGCCTATGATGAAGAAAATAAGAAGCCTGTTCATCCTACAGACATTAATTCTTCGTGTCAAAAAATAAATGTCAGCGGACCTGGTAATCACCTTATTGATTTCCGAATCTTTGAGTCTTAATTTGTTAACTACGTTTCATATCAACATTGTTTCATCAGTAGATAAGCAGCTTCCTGTCGGTCATACAAATAGCATGCTCCTATACTTGAGCAGAATCTAATTATTTTTCACCTACTGCAGTTGAGCATGCTTCTGGTCTTGGTGATGCTTTATTGAGCCCCTCACTAATTGCTTGTACTGATGACAGTGATGTGCATCTGAGTTCTAATCCTTGCCTGTTTGAATCAACTGATTTCCCGGATGAAATAGATTGGTCCAATACCGAGGCTTTGCAGCAGGGTCTCCAAAAGCAGCAATGCGACGAGCGCAAAGAATACCAAGTTCCTTTCGGAGCCGGTAATGATATGATTGAAGCTGGCACAAAAGACATAGACAGTGTAGGTCCACCACTTCCAGCTGAAGAAACATCAAATATGCGAGACGAGCAGTTTAACACCAAGTTGCCGGGCACAGAAGTTGCGGAATTTGGTCTTAGCTGTAACAAAGGCGGTAATAATTATTTAGATACTGAATCTGTGGTGAACAGTTGTAGAAATATTCCGTCGGATTCCAGTTTACCAATGGATTGTTCTACGGATGATTACCAGCAAATGGAGCTCTTTGAAGGCCCTGCTGAACAAAAATCTCCCGAAGATGCTTCTGTGTGCTGGGAGGACAGTGATCCAAGAGCAGTGTCAGCTACCATTGAGAAGCCTTCACCTTCATTTGATTTAGCAATTCCAGATTTTAAACATGAAGGTGCTCTATCAGAGGAAGCAGTGTACTCAATAAAGAATGACACTGAAAGCTGTTCACGAGATCACAGACGATCGTCCATTGGGCTTCATCCCTTGTTCTCGGAGGAGTCATTTAAAGGACCAGATGTGGATGATGATCTTGTGCTTCCAAGTACTGAGAATGAAGATGATTCCAACATTTGTCATGCTGAAAAAATGGTTTCTTCAGAACCTGATTCACATCAAGGGTCTCCTGTAGATTTAAGTATAGTTGAAGAAATTAAGGGTATGTTTTCATCTGAGAGAGATGATGAACAAGGTATGGATTTTTACCTACTACTCCCTTTGTTTCTTTTTGCCTCACATATTAGGATTGTCATGAGTCAATCTTTCTGATGTTTGGCCAAATTTGTAGAAAAAAAAATCAACAATCCAAATACAAAATTAAAATCATTAGATCTATCATGGAATATATTTACACATTGTATTTATTTGGCAATAGATgttaatactccctccggtcctttttagtctgcatataagttttgttcaAAGTCAACTTATgtttactttgaccaaacttatagaaaaaaagATCAACATTCACAATGGCAAATGAACATTGTTAGATTCATTCTGAAATAtagtttcatagtatatatattgggtattgtagatgttgatattttttaatataaatttggtcaaactttgtaaagtttgacttgacacaaatctaatacgctgagtaaaaaggactggagggagtacttTTTAGTACAAATTAattcaaacttcacaaagtttgacttaagacaaacCTAATATGTGAAATAAAAATAGACAGGGAGGGATTACTAGTAGGTGTCTGTTGGAGAATATCAAATTCTTGTTGTTCCTCTGTTTACTATTTTTCTATGCAATACAAGAACTAAATTATGTTATATTCTTGTAGGATTCTTGAGTTCCGGCCAGAAAACAGAATGCATTGCATCTGCCCGGTTGGATTCATCAGAGGATTGTAATCTTGTGAAAAGGTAATTCTCCAGATTAAAATAAGTACAGCTGCACTGAATGATATCTGGCCATTTTTATTAAAATGAGAAGTCCAACCTATAGGGATATTAATACTGAGGTGATCTGCAAGGAGGAAGAGAAACTGGAACTTGTTCCTTATTCTGACACTCACACCCTTCATGAAACATCAAATACTGACGAACCTGGTAAACCTCAGTTTTATTATTCTTGTTTGTACACTTTAACCATAGAAGCTTCATTAAAATATATTTGTTTTATTCAGATGAACAGAAAATAACCCTGCTGCATGCTGCGGAAACATCGGCTTCAGCAGATAAGCAGCTTAGCTCCGAGCTGGAGGAGGATGAATTTAAGGAACGCAACTTTAGTAGTGAAGAAACGATTGGCATATTTGGTGTTGGATCGGTGAAGAGTAATCTATTCCATTTGCATGAAGACTCTCACACCAATCCTATCCAGGGAAAGGAGCTCCCAGATAACGTATCTGCACCTAAATCTCCTGAACAATCCATGATTGGTCATGCTGAGAGTCTTTTAGGATCAGGTCAGTATTTGTGATGACTTGATTGGATTTTTTTAaccttgatgcattttaattcctaAAAAAATTACTTATTGTATTGCGCTGTGACACTTCTATCAGGCATTTGTCAGACTGTCGTTCAAAGGAGTACAGAAGAAATCAACACCAAGCTCCAACATGAGCGTAAAGAGGAAGGCAGTAAGTACATTGACGATCAAACCACTCTCATGTCTGAATGTGCACTGTTTGGAGGATCAGTAAGTGGAACGACACTGCTGCTAACTGCTGAAACATCTTCATTGCCAGATGAGCAATTTGGCCCTGAGCTCGAGTTTGACGCATTTGAGGAACCTGAccatagttatgatgaaaatgcaagCTACTTATTTGGTTCTGGGTCTCAGAAGAACAATGTACCCAATCTGGGTCATAAGGAGGAATACTATGAGCACAGTGATGATCCAGCCATACTATCAAGTGGCATGCCCAAGCCCTCACTGAGTAGAGAATCAGAAAGTGGAGTGGCACTGAAGCCAGCTGAAGAAACACCGGCATTGACAAATGAGAACCCTAACTTTAAGATGGAGGAACTGGGCCTTTGCATTAGTGACATGTCTGATACTGGATTAATGGAGAACAACAATCTATCTTGCTTGCCCAAAGACACTTATATGGAAACGTGGAACAAAGATGAGATTTCAATTGGCACGCCTGCAGCTAAATCTCCCGGAAAATCTGCAGTTTGCCCAGATGACAGGGTTCCTGGGTCAGTAGGTCAGCATATTTCTTTAACTGTTATACTGTTTCTTTTTGCTAGGAACTATTTTAGTTCCTTGCCTGATATATATGCTTTGCTTACTACGTTTCCTGACTCTTAACATCAGGAATCTGCCAAACTAGTGGGCGACGGCGCATAGATGAAATTAGCACAAAGTTGCTGAGCTTCAAAATTTCGAGTGCAGTGAAAGGAAGTTACATTTCCATGGACTCTGCAGATGACTTGAAGCAAGGCGACAATCTGAGTCCGGCTGCTTTGCCAGGGAACTGGGAGAATGTTCCTGCAGCCAAAGCAGATAATCCTGCAAAGCAAAACAGTGACTGCTCGGTTGCGAAGGACAACTCAAGCTGAGGGATCACCGATGGATTGTAGATTGTTAGGTTAGTGTTTTGGTTCTTTCTTCAACCTTTGGTTGAAGGAAGTGATTATGTCTGCCAGGAAGCAAAATCAATATATATATAGTACTTGTGAGATTGGCTCCGTGCTTGTCTTAAAACTATTTGCTGTTTAGTTTAGTGTGTCTATGATAATAGGAGAGATTGATGCAATTGTCCATAATACTAACCTTCAGCTCAGTTTTTGCGATCTTTTAGAAGCGGTACCTGTTAATATCCCTGCGTCTGTTCAATACCAGTGGTTCGGTGTTTAGGAGTTGCGTTTGTGGTTCAGTGTTTCGCTAGTTGTCAACTGGTTTGTCGCAAGTTTGTTCTGAATGGTATGGGCTACATCCCTGGAGAATCGGTGGCGGCTCCAGGTATTAGAGAACGATCGTTTCTGGCGGACGAGCTTGAAGGGCCATCTGTGCTTACAGATTAGCCATGACATTTGCTTTTTGATGAGGTGGGATCGCTATTACTGGTATAGCAGTTGTCGAAGCAACATGGCGAAAACAGGGCGAGTTTGCAAGGTATAGTCTTCTCATTGTCCACGAGAATTGCTGCCGTGGCCTCCGCTCCTTCGCGGTTGCTGGGTGGCGACTCAGGGTGTgcgttcggttttttcggtttgatTCGATTTGGTTTATACGGTTTTTGGTTTATACGGTTTTTATACTTCGGTTTATACGGCTTTATACATAGATATGGTTCGGTTTCGGTAATAACCATTTAATTTCGGTTCGGTTTCGGTAATAACCAAAATAACCAAAGTGGACGCGAATTTTTGAACAATGCATATTTTTTTTATCACATGATTCAATTTGTGTATGTAGGTTAGTTTTTTCTTTTGAGAACTATGTACATAAATTAAATCATTAGATATCATACATGATTTGGTGGGGGCATATATGTATCATGTATGTACGACGTGCACCAGATCGAGGCATATGACTGATGAGGCACTGAGCCGTTGATAGAGATGTATGCACGTACTAGGAAATTTTGAGGATAAGACAGGGAAAGAGCACCCCGTGCACTACGCTAGCCTCCAAGTTTTTGTACGTGAAAAAATGCCATGAAATACCATAGCGCTAGCCTGTAGCCTCCAGGCTCCTGGTCCAAGCGCAGCACCAGGCCACCAGCCCCAGCGCGTGCATTGGGCAGCCAAGGGCCCAGGCGGCCAGGCCCAAGCGCCAGGCGCTAGCCACCAACTCGGGCGCCAGCCGCGCCACGCAATAGTCCCACCTCGCGGAGCGAGCAGGATTGAGATGGGTGGATGGCTATAAAAGGAGGAGCGACGGGAGGGATCTAGATCAACTCAGGGCTTTGGTTGTTTAACACACAACGAAGAGTTTAGGTTTAATTCGGTTTAACCGAAAGCCGTCGGTTTTTAACCAAAAAAACC
Above is a window of Triticum dicoccoides isolate Atlit2015 ecotype Zavitan chromosome 5B, WEW_v2.0, whole genome shotgun sequence DNA encoding:
- the LOC119308182 gene encoding uncharacterized protein LOC119308182 isoform X1; this encodes MDFAAMKRRELQALCKEHGLKANGSNADLAARLAATLSISGGAEEYAVGVVVGKGCLKRSICGDSDAAKKVTFVLEEEEEAEVGGRRLLLSPVVARTRGRPRAAEPLSLAQESGGDRRRTRSQVGGDSADETDAGQAGADAVTRRHRRNAANLGAGDVVERVTGAVGRKTSAKAEQQELDAGEAVGRKHQLKRKTRENDADNLDVSVQVGVSRRSTRSSAVQSEPAAAPAPVVHNKRGRKTAGDLKEQHRVKEQPTEIQHVGRTLRSGLVVADPPLPTVSENKRSRSKVPEGKTAVEKVAEVEISGRTTRSSSVPAAATSPIVVAKKRRKTKNVNSDEGQHMVPDVSNDAPVTRVLRNRAIQTIGSTDLKVARPTMLNAAKDSVEDGVAKQDGHVGSKKRKMSNRKATVATNGGEIPFSDSNGKASAMDMHVEVPGPVRRSMRKSVVPSFLEHETKGMRGDVEMKETVTKPVGRSTRRSLAPVILEKESKGLTKPVEIKETVTKPVGRSSRRSVATVILEKECKVLPKEMIPQVHVKRPTKKSLVSAMTEKGTKSIVTDMIPEARAGRSTRKPALAIVNSKKNDHCEAASSEKCSSAKSEDLEKQRTVKQPVRRLTRKSFVPAVLEKDRKAVPADMNPDPQFNNENGDHTKMKCAKGGHLEKQLLVKEPSRRSKHKSVAPHVIEKERKGLQEESKSEVPVSTSVRKPACPNAVDKESKDHREIVPHVIEKDIKGSQEESNPDVPVRTSVRKPAGPNAVDKESKDHSEIVRREESSVCTRSAQTKLQRSVQNDASLRQTRHRSSKLAISPLPSKPTASKGRPAKRSRTASLEEVMPAEEQKEDQIACGGHTSDMIDVASSANSLESGVLPSPAEKCDLRDSQLNTQLEGTVVESSISHGKDISNILEVELESTVVGTTEKPPSDLAIPDCTHVGALSEEALDSIENDAARCSPDLEQSPTGLQFLFSQGNIEEPDTDNTSPFFKNVMEESDVHKVECQVETVVSLKPDSYQGSDEYSIRIEESGGLMFSSQQNNEQEGFSLSTLRKDWVASVQLDLSEDVHHTVRDTTRKDVICNEEEETDLIPSDINAPHEKSHADEPAEHVSGVSGALFCISQSTTVVDEVNSDSSPLESVDALDNHIASSNTEGLQQDNIEECNLHNARVTEDIHASVTSEAAQVAVPESGKMLQPDVETLVLPDEQLKRKLEGDDLEVQSFSRGKDESPKQSTSCEDQSFLGSGICQTVSRRYTDVVCVKDHKDECNQHMSEPALDERSEGGMSVLRAEETSPFPDEQLNTKLEGNTEQGLICDKDSSNVSLTEFLGNNHVSSLKDPTMDPCYDQELPNDMPAPKSPEESAVFLDDKVSGSVQVQSLSCDKDGSIVSDTGSLGNKNLSSMKDPSMDPCHVQELPSGPSMDPCHDQGLPGGMPAPKSPDEFAVSMDERVSGSVGICQISASIGKGNHIAMDPHHTVKQVDNLSHSAAALLRNMENTPCKPDALEPSSDHLFVIDSSTPMEPLLTEAGLKVGCPDKKLPMEQVQQDDLQVQEGTVEKTSLGSATPECKHECVSPDKAGPRSLKNERYPSSIEQSLFDQQSLSLQEDVQVHEGTPEKTALGSTTPECKDECGFPDEADPHSLKNGRGSLIVEQSPCSLPTLFTQESVEERSKCVVLSSARFQAQNGVCESNPGSDHDTSADFSTVSKSEDCLDTSQQDNENEGLLEASHEQDDFQVQEGKDLSGLLEASHEQDDFQVQEGNMEKTTLGSDLPECKHEFGLPAEAEPHSLMNQRSSIEQSAFGPQSLILKEGGQGTVENTAVDSATPECKHECVSPDKAGPHSLKNERYPLNIAQSSFDLQPFSSQDDVQVHEGTLQKTALGSATPECKDEYGFPDEADPHSLKNERGSLGVEQPLSLPSLFSEESIEEPSECVALSSASVQAETGVNESKPGLDHDTSVDFSTVSKSEDCLVTSQQDNENEGLMKASHEQEQVATGQLDLEAASITEDADSEEVAYDEENKKPVHPTDINSSCQKINVSGPVEHASGLGDALLSPSLIACTDDSDVHLSSNPCLFESTDFPDEIDWSNTEALQQGLQKQQCDERKEYQVPFGAGNDMIEAGTKDIDSVGPPLPAEETSNMRDEQFNTKLPGTEVAEFGLSCNKGGNNYLDTESVVNSCRNIPSDSSLPMDCSTDDYQQMELFEGPAEQKSPEDASVCWEDSDPRAVSATIEKPSPSFDLAIPDFKHEGALSEEAVYSIKNDTESCSRDHRRSSIGLHPLFSEESFKGPDVDDDLVLPSTENEDDSNICHAEKMVSSEPDSHQGSPVDLSIVEEIKGMFSSERDDEQGFLSSGQKTECIASARLDSSEDCNLVKRDINTEVICKEEEKLELVPYSDTHTLHETSNTDEPDEQKITLLHAAETSASADKQLSSELEEDEFKERNFSSEETIGIFGVGSVKSNLFHLHEDSHTNPIQGKELPDNVSAPKSPEQSMIGHAESLLGSGICQTVVQRSTEEINTKLQHERKEEGSKYIDDQTTLMSECALFGGSVSGTTLLLTAETSSLPDEQFGPELEFDAFEEPDHSYDENASYLFGSGSQKNNVPNLGHKEEYYEHSDDPAILSSGMPKPSLSRESESGVALKPAEETPALTNENPNFKMEELGLCISDMSDTGLMENNNLSCLPKDTYMETWNKDEISIGTPAAKSPGKSAVCPDDRVPGSVGICQTSGRRRIDEISTKLLSFKISSAVKGSYISMDSADDLKQGDNLSPAALPGNWENVPAAKADNPAKQNSDCSVAKDNSS
- the LOC119308182 gene encoding uncharacterized protein LOC119308182 isoform X3, with product MDFAAMKRRELQALCKEHGLKANGSNADLAARLAATLSISGGAEEYAVGVVVGKGCLKRSICGDSDAAKKVTFVLEEEEEAEVGGRRLLLSPVVARTRGRPRAAEPLSLAQESGGDRRRTRSQVGGDSADETDAGQAGADAVTRRHRRNAANLGAGDVVERVTGAVGRKTSAKAEQQELDAGEAVGRKHQLKRKTRENDADNLDVSVQVGVSRRSTRSSAVQSEPAAAPAPVVHNKRGRKTAGDLKEQHRVKEQPTEIQHVGRTLRSGLVVADPPLPTVSENKRSRSKVPEGKTAVEKVAEVEISGRTTRSSSVPAAATSPIVVAKKRRKTKNVNSDEGQHMVPDVSNDAPVTRVLRNRAIQTIGSTDLKVARPTMLNAAKDSVEDGVAKQDGHVGSKKRKMSNRKATVATNGGEIPFSDSNGKASAMDMHVEVPGPVRRSMRKSVVPSFLEHETKGMRGDVEMKETVTKPVGRSTRRSLAPVILEKESKGLTKPVEIKETVTKPVGRSSRRSVATVILEKECKVLPKEMIPQVHVKRPTKKSLVSAMTEKGTKSIVTDMIPEARAGRSTRKPALAIVNSKKNDHCEAASSEKCSSAKSEDLEKQRTVKQPVRRLTRKSFVPAVLEKDRKAVPADMNPDPQFNNENGDHTKMKCAKGGHLEKQLLVKEPSRRSKHKSVAPHVIEKERKGLQEESKSEVPVSTSVRKPACPNAVDKESKDHREIVPHVIEKDIKGSQEESNPDVPVRTSVRKPAGPNAVDKESKDHSEIVRREESSVCTRSAQTKLQRSVQNDASLRQTRHRSSKLAISPLPSKPTASKGRPAKRSRTASLEEVMPAEEQKEDQIACGGHTSDMIDVASSANSLESGVLPSPAEKCDLRDSQLNTQLEGTVVESSISHGKDISNILEVELESTVVGTTEKPPSDLAIPDCTHVGALSEEALDSIENDAARCSPDLEQSPTGLQFLFSQGNIEEPDTDNTSPFFKNVMEESDVHKVECQVETVVSLKPDSYQGSDEYSIRIEESGGLMFSSQQNNEQEGFSLSTLRKDWVASVQLDLSEDVHHTVRDTTRKDVICNEEEETDLIPSDINAPHEKSHADEPAEHVSGVSGALFCISQSTTVVDEVNSDSSPLESVDALDNHIASSNTEGLQQDNIEECNLHNARVTEDIHASVTSEAAQVAVPESGKMLQPDVETLVLPDEQLKRKLEGDDLEVQSFSRGKDESPKQSTSCEDQSFLGSGICQTVSRRYTDVVCVKDHKDECNQHMSEPALDERSEGGMSVLRAEETSPFPDEQLNTKLEGNTEQGLICDKDSSNVSLTEFLGNNHVSSLKDPTMDPCYDQELPNDMPAPKSPEESAVFLDDKVSGSVQVQSLSCDKDGSIVSDTGSLGNKNLSSMKDPSMDPCHVQELPSGPSMDPCHDQGLPGGMPAPKSPDEFAVSMDERVSGSVGICQISASIGKGNHIAMDPHHTVKQVDNLSHSAAALLRNMENTPCKPDALEPSSDHLFVIDSSTPMEPLLTEAGLKVGCPDKKLPMEQVQQDDLQVQEGTVEKTSLGSATPECKHECVSPDKAGPRSLKNERYPSSIEQSLFDQQSLSLQEDVQVHEGTPEKTALGSTTPECKDECGFPDEADPHSLKNGRGSLIVEQSPCSLPTLFTQESVEERSKCVVLSSARFQAQNGVCESNPGSDHDTSADFSTVSKSEDCLDTSQQDNENEGLLEASHEQDDFQVQEGKDLSGLLEASHEQDDFQVQEGNMEKTTLGSDLPECKHEFGLPAEAEPHSLMNQRSSIEQSAFGPQSLILKEGGQGTVENTAVDSATPECKHECVSPDKAGPHSLKNERYPLNIAQSSFDLQPFSSQDDVQVHEGTLQKTALGSATPECKDEYGFPDEADPHSLKNERGSLGVEQPLSLPSLFSEESIEEPSECVALSSASVQAETGVNESKPGLDHDTSVDFSTVSKSEDCLVTSQQDNENEGLMKASHEQEQVATGQLDLEAASITEDADSEEVAYDEENKKPVHPTDINSSCQKINVSGPVEHASGLGDALLSPSLIACTDDSDVHLSSNPCLFESTDFPDEIDWSNTEALQQGLQKQQCDERKEYQVPFGAGNDMIEAGTKDIDSVGPPLPAEETSNMRDEQFNTKLPGTEVAEFGLSCNKGGNNYLDTESVVNSCRNIPSDSSLPMDCSTDDYQQMELFEGPAEQKSPEDASVCWEDSDPRAVSATIEKPSPSFDLAIPDFKHEGALSEEAVYSIKNDTESCSRDHRRSSIGLHPLFSEESFKGPDVDDDLVLPSTENEDDSNICHAEKMVSSEPDSHQGSPVDLSIVEEIKGMFSSERDDEQGFLSSGQKTECIASARLDSSEDCNLVKRDINTEVICKEEEKLELVPYSDTHTLHETSNTDEPDEQKITLLHAAETSASADKQLSSELEEDEFKERNFSSEETIGIFGVGSVKSNLFHLHEDSHTNPIQGKELPDNVSAPKSPEQSMIGHAESLLGSGICQTVVQRSTEEINTKLQHERKEEGNEQFGPELEFDAFEEPDHSYDENASYLFGSGSQKNNVPNLGHKEEYYEHSDDPAILSSGMPKPSLSRESESGVALKPAEETPALTNENPNFKMEELGLCISDMSDTGLMENNNLSCLPKDTYMETWNKDEISIGTPAAKSPGKSAVCPDDRVPGSVGICQTSGRRRIDEISTKLLSFKISSAVKGSYISMDSADDLKQGDNLSPAALPGNWENVPAAKADNPAKQNSDCSVAKDNSS